The Saccharomonospora glauca K62 genome has a segment encoding these proteins:
- a CDS encoding DUF6403 family protein: MSWTSLVWFLGGAVLLCAGFAAAYVPRRRARRRAAAVEWSRARTAIARAEVSRDATTADVPEAERLLAKARHLAAEGGGSAAARAATECATEADRLWREAADG, translated from the coding sequence ATGTCCTGGACGTCGTTGGTCTGGTTCCTGGGCGGGGCCGTTCTGCTCTGCGCGGGTTTCGCCGCCGCCTACGTACCCCGCCGCCGAGCGCGACGGCGGGCCGCGGCGGTGGAGTGGTCGAGAGCGCGGACCGCCATCGCGCGAGCCGAGGTGAGTCGGGACGCCACCACCGCCGACGTGCCGGAGGCCGAACGGTTGCTCGCGAAAGCCCGGCACCTGGCGGCCGAGGGCGGTGGCAGCGCTGCCGCCCGCGCGGCGACGGAGTGCGCCACGGAGGCCGACCGACTGTGGCGGGAGGCCGCCGATGGCTGA
- a CDS encoding dihydrofolate reductase family protein, giving the protein MRRLTYLVAQTIDGFIADPGNNDPSPWFVLEGDHAEPLREEFPDMYPSHARPMLGMENVLNKHFDTVLEGRGSYEIGLRHGITNAYRHLRHLVFSTTMTESPDPTVELVRTDPVATVRELKRQEGMDIWLCGGGRLAATLREEIDRLIVKLQPIVAGDGIPLFHGASFRPERYDLTDVKHYRSGVAVLTYDKR; this is encoded by the coding sequence ATGAGAAGGCTGACCTATCTTGTGGCCCAGACGATCGATGGTTTCATCGCCGATCCGGGCAACAACGACCCGTCGCCCTGGTTCGTACTGGAAGGCGACCACGCGGAACCCTTGCGGGAGGAATTCCCCGACATGTATCCCTCGCACGCGAGGCCGATGCTCGGGATGGAGAACGTGCTCAACAAGCACTTCGACACCGTGCTGGAGGGCCGCGGGTCCTACGAGATCGGACTGCGGCACGGCATCACCAACGCCTACCGGCACCTACGCCACCTCGTGTTCTCCACGACGATGACCGAGAGCCCGGACCCGACGGTGGAACTCGTGCGCACCGATCCGGTCGCCACGGTGCGAGAGCTCAAGCGGCAGGAGGGTATGGACATCTGGCTGTGTGGAGGCGGGCGGTTGGCGGCCACGCTGAGGGAGGAGATCGATCGCCTGATCGTCAAATTGCAGCCGATCGTCGCGGGGGACGGCATTCCCCTCTTCCACGGCGCGAGTTTCCGCCCCGAGCGCTACGACCTCACCGACGTGAAGCACTACCGCAGCGGCGTCGCCGTACTCACCTACGACAAGCGCTGA
- a CDS encoding TetR/AcrR family transcriptional regulator, giving the protein MVTNPQRRLTLVDAAIEVLARDGARGLTFRAVDAEAGVPKGTASNYFANRDDLLNQAAERIHLRVSVGDADDTETDPRTRLTHFMRLLLHRISDDRTGWLALLELRLEATRRPELRAKLTKTLRENLDANVEGRRQGGLPGDDLTTVLLYYAMTGLLLERLTLPDVLAGVDLDELVADFVRRCLPHE; this is encoded by the coding sequence ATGGTCACCAACCCACAACGCCGCCTCACGCTCGTCGACGCGGCGATCGAGGTACTCGCCAGGGACGGCGCGCGCGGCCTGACGTTTCGCGCCGTCGACGCCGAGGCGGGCGTGCCGAAGGGCACCGCGTCCAACTACTTCGCCAACCGCGACGATTTGCTCAACCAGGCGGCCGAACGCATCCACCTGCGGGTCTCCGTGGGAGATGCCGACGACACCGAGACCGACCCGCGGACGCGGCTCACCCACTTCATGCGCCTGTTGCTGCACCGCATCTCCGACGACCGCACGGGGTGGCTCGCGCTCCTGGAGCTGAGGCTGGAAGCCACCCGGCGACCGGAACTGCGCGCGAAGCTGACGAAGACCCTGCGCGAGAATCTCGACGCCAACGTCGAGGGGCGCAGGCAAGGCGGACTGCCGGGCGACGATCTCACGACGGTGTTGCTGTACTACGCGATGACGGGGCTGCTGCTGGAACGTCTCACGCTGCCCGACGTTCTCGCCGGCGTGGACCTCGACGAGTTGGTGGCCGACTTCGTGCGCCGTTGCCTGCCCCACGAATGA